One Streptomyces sp. SAI-135 DNA segment encodes these proteins:
- a CDS encoding thiamine pyrophosphate-binding protein, whose translation MTHDHDLVLRPTEAQTSAALNPPPGRNGGDLVVETLAALGATTVFGLPGQHALGMFDALRRSDLRYIGLRVENNAGFAADAYGRITGEAAPLLLSTGPGALTSLAALQEAAAASAPVLAISSQIPTAGLGGGRHGYLHELPDQAASFRGVVKSVHTVRTQSQIPSAIEAAWKSALTAPHGPVWVEIPQDVLLAETVIPVVTGGDAFPEELPPRPELTALAADLLSRAARPAIIAGGGVVRSDASGKLRQLAETLRAPVVTTPGGKGAFPWTHPLSLQSWIEDRHTTDFLEDADVLLVVGSGLGELSSNYHTFKPRGRVIQIEADLGKLESNHPALGIHADARLALQALLETVTPREDAEAPERVRTVLAKVSGRIAAQELTLEQDVLASVRRALPADSPSFWDMTILAYWAWSAFDAKAPNLLHSAQGAGGLGYGFPAALGAAVADPSRPVLAVSGDGGALYSIAELATARQYDLNVTWLIVDDGGYGILREYMTDAFGQATATELSRPDYVALAESFGVPGVRTTPETLADDLAKALGSPGPSVVVLPAVLRMFAPTHL comes from the coding sequence GTGACTCACGACCACGACCTGGTCCTCCGCCCGACGGAGGCGCAGACTTCCGCTGCTCTCAACCCTCCTCCCGGCCGCAACGGCGGAGACCTGGTCGTGGAGACGCTGGCCGCGCTCGGCGCGACCACCGTGTTCGGCCTGCCCGGTCAGCACGCGCTGGGGATGTTCGACGCACTACGGCGCTCCGACCTGCGCTACATCGGCCTGCGGGTGGAGAACAACGCGGGCTTCGCGGCCGACGCGTACGGCAGGATCACCGGGGAGGCGGCCCCCCTGCTGCTGTCGACGGGCCCGGGGGCGCTGACATCCCTGGCCGCTCTCCAGGAGGCCGCGGCCGCGTCCGCTCCCGTCCTGGCGATCAGCAGTCAGATCCCGACGGCCGGCCTCGGCGGCGGCCGCCACGGCTATCTGCACGAACTCCCGGACCAGGCGGCCTCCTTCAGGGGCGTGGTCAAGTCGGTCCACACCGTCCGCACCCAGTCCCAGATCCCCTCCGCGATCGAGGCGGCCTGGAAGTCGGCCCTGACCGCCCCGCACGGGCCGGTATGGGTGGAGATCCCGCAGGACGTGCTGCTCGCCGAGACCGTGATCCCGGTGGTGACGGGCGGCGACGCCTTCCCCGAGGAACTGCCCCCGCGCCCCGAACTCACCGCGCTGGCCGCCGACCTGCTGTCCCGGGCCGCCCGCCCGGCGATCATCGCGGGCGGGGGAGTCGTACGTTCTGACGCCTCGGGCAAGCTGAGGCAGCTGGCGGAGACGCTGCGGGCCCCGGTGGTCACGACCCCCGGCGGCAAGGGCGCCTTCCCCTGGACGCACCCCCTGTCCCTCCAGTCCTGGATCGAGGACCGCCACACCACGGACTTCCTGGAGGACGCGGACGTCCTCCTGGTGGTGGGTTCGGGGCTGGGGGAGTTGTCGTCCAACTACCACACGTTCAAGCCCCGGGGCCGGGTCATCCAGATCGAGGCGGACCTCGGCAAGCTGGAGTCCAACCATCCCGCGCTCGGCATCCACGCGGACGCGCGACTGGCCCTGCAGGCGCTGCTGGAGACGGTGACGCCGAGGGAGGACGCCGAGGCTCCCGAACGGGTCCGTACCGTCCTCGCGAAGGTGAGCGGCCGTATCGCCGCCCAGGAACTGACCCTGGAACAGGACGTGTTGGCGTCGGTCCGCAGGGCGCTGCCCGCCGACTCCCCGTCCTTCTGGGACATGACGATCCTCGCCTACTGGGCCTGGTCGGCGTTCGACGCCAAGGCTCCCAATCTGCTCCACTCCGCCCAGGGCGCCGGCGGTCTGGGCTACGGCTTCCCGGCGGCGCTGGGAGCGGCGGTGGCCGACCCTTCGCGACCGGTGCTGGCGGTGTCGGGTGACGGAGGGGCGCTGTACTCGATCGCCGAGCTGGCCACGGCCCGCCAGTACGACCTGAACGTCACCTGGCTGATCGTGGACGACGGCGGCTACGGCATCCTGCGCGAGTACATGACGGACGCCTTCGGCCAGGCCACGGCGACGGAACTGTCCCGCCCCGACTACGTGGCACTGGCCGAGTCCTTCGGCGTCCCCGGGGTCCGTACGACCCCGGAGACACTCGCGGACGACCTCGCGAAGGCCCTCGGCTCACCGGGGCCGTCGGTGGTCGTACTCCCGGCGGTGCTGCGGATGTTCGCGCCGACGCACCTGTAG
- the speB gene encoding agmatinase, with protein sequence MSSPETPRGPVDSSRIPRYAGPATFARLPRLDEVGRADVAVVGVPFDSGVSYRPGARFGGNAIREASRLLRPYNPAQDASPFALAQVADGGDIAVNPFNINEAVETVEAAADDLLGTGARLMTLGGDHTIALPLLRSVAKKHGPVALLHFDAHLDTWDTYFGAEYTHGTPFRRAVEEGILDTSALSHVGTRGPLYGKQDLTDDEKLGFGIVTSADVYRRGADEVADQLRQRIGDRPLYISIDIDCLDPAHAPGTGTPEAGGMTSRELLEILRGLASCNLVSADVVEVAPAYDHAEITSVAASHTAYELTTIMSRQIAEARAQ encoded by the coding sequence ATGAGCTCCCCCGAGACCCCCCGCGGCCCCGTCGACTCCTCCCGCATCCCGCGCTACGCCGGACCCGCGACCTTCGCCCGGCTGCCGCGCCTCGACGAGGTCGGCCGGGCCGACGTCGCCGTGGTCGGGGTGCCGTTCGACTCGGGTGTCTCGTACCGGCCGGGCGCCCGCTTCGGCGGCAACGCGATCCGCGAGGCCTCGCGGCTGCTGCGGCCCTACAACCCGGCGCAGGACGCGTCCCCCTTCGCGCTGGCGCAGGTCGCGGACGGCGGGGACATCGCGGTGAACCCGTTCAACATCAACGAGGCCGTCGAGACGGTCGAGGCGGCCGCGGACGACCTCCTCGGCACCGGCGCCCGTCTGATGACCCTGGGCGGCGACCACACCATCGCGCTCCCGCTGCTCAGGTCCGTCGCGAAGAAGCACGGCCCGGTCGCCCTGCTGCACTTCGACGCCCACCTCGACACCTGGGACACCTACTTCGGTGCCGAGTACACGCACGGCACGCCGTTCCGGCGGGCGGTGGAAGAGGGCATCCTCGACACCTCGGCGCTGTCGCACGTGGGCACGCGGGGCCCCCTCTACGGCAAGCAGGACCTCACCGACGACGAGAAGCTGGGCTTCGGCATCGTGACGTCCGCGGACGTGTACCGCAGGGGTGCCGACGAGGTGGCCGACCAGCTGCGCCAGCGCATCGGCGACCGTCCGCTCTACATCTCCATCGACATCGACTGCCTCGACCCGGCCCACGCGCCCGGCACCGGCACCCCCGAGGCGGGCGGCATGACCTCCCGCGAGCTGCTGGAGATCCTGCGCGGTCTGGCATCGTGCAACCTGGTGTCGGCGGACGTCGTCGAGGTGGCCCCCGCGTACGACCACGCGGAGATCACGTCGGTGGCGGCCTCCCACACCGCCTACGAACTGACCACGATCATGTCCCGCCAGATTGCAGAGGCCCGCGCGCAGTGA
- a CDS encoding sodium:solute symporter, with the protein MAVDYTVIVVYLAGMLAMGWWGMRRARSKSEFLVAGRRLGPAMYSGTMAAIVLGGASTIGGVGLGYQYGLSGAWMVFTIGLGLLALSVFFSARIARLKVYTVSEMLDLRYGGRAGVISGVVMWAYTLMLAVTSTIAYATIFDVLFDMNRTVAIVLGGSIVVAYSTLGGMWSITLTDMVQFVVKTIGVLLLLLPIAVVKAGGFGEMRAKLPTGYFDPLGIGGETIFTYVLIYTFGMLIGQDIWQRVFTARSDRTARWGGTVAGTYCLAYALAGAVIGTAAKVLYPNLANADDAFATIVKDELPVGVRGLVLAAALAAVMSTSSGALIACATVANNDIWSRLRGRTAAGDHDEVRGNRAFILVMGVAVICTAIALNNVVEALTVAYNLLVGGLLVPILGGLLWRRGTAQGALASVAVGGLAVIGLMAGYGILANEPVYYGLLASLVVYVAVSLATPATDTAVLAAWRERLAGREVPEPVPAPR; encoded by the coding sequence ATGGCCGTCGACTACACAGTCATCGTCGTCTACCTGGCCGGCATGCTCGCCATGGGCTGGTGGGGCATGCGCCGTGCCAGGTCCAAGAGCGAGTTCCTGGTCGCCGGACGGCGGCTCGGGCCCGCCATGTACTCCGGCACCATGGCCGCGATCGTCCTCGGCGGCGCGTCCACCATCGGCGGCGTCGGCCTCGGCTACCAGTACGGCCTGTCCGGCGCCTGGATGGTCTTCACCATCGGCCTCGGCCTGCTGGCCTTGTCCGTCTTCTTCTCCGCCCGCATCGCCCGCCTCAAGGTCTACACCGTCTCCGAGATGCTGGACCTGCGGTACGGCGGCCGGGCCGGGGTCATCTCCGGCGTGGTCATGTGGGCGTACACCCTCATGCTCGCGGTGACCTCGACCATCGCCTACGCCACGATCTTCGACGTCCTCTTCGACATGAACCGGACCGTCGCGATCGTCCTCGGCGGCTCGATCGTCGTCGCCTACTCCACGCTGGGCGGCATGTGGTCCATCACGCTCACGGACATGGTGCAGTTCGTCGTGAAGACCATCGGCGTACTGCTCCTGCTCCTGCCCATCGCGGTCGTCAAGGCGGGCGGCTTCGGCGAGATGAGGGCGAAGCTGCCCACCGGGTACTTCGACCCGCTGGGCATCGGCGGCGAGACGATCTTCACCTACGTGCTGATCTACACCTTCGGCATGCTCATCGGTCAGGACATCTGGCAGCGCGTCTTCACCGCCCGCAGCGACAGGACGGCCCGGTGGGGCGGCACGGTCGCCGGCACCTACTGCCTCGCCTACGCCCTCGCCGGCGCCGTCATCGGCACCGCCGCCAAGGTCCTCTACCCGAACCTCGCCAACGCCGACGACGCCTTCGCGACCATCGTCAAGGACGAACTCCCCGTCGGTGTGCGGGGCCTGGTGCTGGCCGCCGCGCTCGCCGCCGTGATGTCGACCTCCTCCGGCGCGCTGATCGCCTGCGCGACCGTCGCGAACAACGACATCTGGTCGCGGCTGCGGGGGCGGACGGCCGCGGGGGACCACGACGAGGTACGGGGCAACCGCGCCTTCATCCTCGTCATGGGCGTGGCCGTGATCTGCACGGCCATCGCCCTCAACAACGTCGTCGAGGCCCTCACCGTCGCCTACAACCTCCTCGTCGGCGGCCTCCTCGTCCCCATCCTCGGCGGCCTGCTGTGGAGGCGCGGCACCGCCCAGGGCGCGCTGGCCTCCGTGGCCGTCGGCGGCCTCGCCGTCATCGGCCTGATGGCCGGCTACGGCATCCTCGCCAACGAGCCCGTGTACTACGGCCTGCTGGCCTCCCTGGTCGTCTACGTCGCCGTATCCCTGGCGACCCCGGCGACCGACACCGCGGTCCTCGCGGCCTGGCGGGAACGACTCGCCGGGCGCGAGGTCCCCGAGCCGGTTCCGGCACCCCGGTAG
- a CDS encoding PucR family transcriptional regulator, which yields MPDPAVPPTPPVPLAALLAREDLGLRQIAGPADPATVIHWAHTSEMADPYPYLLGGELLLTAGVHIPEAAGSGTYFDDYVARVVAAGGAALGFGLAPVHDTVPRALVAACDTYGLPLLEVPPRTTFSGVARAVWQLMAQARHAELRRVTEAQQSLAAAASRPDPVPSVLRQLAQRVGGWAVLYGPDGAEVAAAGRRQGDGELARLITLVTERSSTTAAETAAGLHLAAYALGAGHGFVLGVVAPHRAPGDHTIASVAAVLLSLLTGEHQSGSGAARSSALVRMLLGAAAEDVAPLLGGDRWLVVHARPDGPAAPDPVAASALGTALGSPLVDVARDVVRVLLPAEREPVPQPGWTLGISAVSGPAEWAVADAQAGRALARARATRTGLVRYGARPALADLVPEEDAAAHARALLAPLSPALAETLRTWLSLHGSWDRTAVALDVHRNTVRQRVAKCGALLELDLDDPDVRMELWFALRRS from the coding sequence ATGCCGGACCCGGCTGTCCCACCCACCCCTCCGGTCCCGCTGGCCGCGCTGCTGGCCCGCGAGGACCTGGGCCTGCGGCAGATCGCGGGGCCCGCGGACCCCGCGACGGTGATCCACTGGGCCCACACGTCCGAGATGGCGGACCCGTACCCGTATCTGCTGGGCGGTGAGCTGCTGCTGACGGCCGGGGTGCACATCCCGGAGGCGGCGGGCTCCGGCACCTACTTCGACGACTACGTGGCGAGGGTCGTCGCGGCGGGCGGGGCGGCGCTCGGCTTCGGACTGGCGCCGGTGCACGACACGGTCCCGCGCGCACTGGTCGCGGCCTGCGACACCTACGGGCTCCCGCTTCTGGAGGTCCCGCCGCGGACCACGTTCTCCGGCGTGGCCCGCGCGGTCTGGCAGCTCATGGCCCAGGCCCGCCACGCGGAGCTGCGCCGGGTGACCGAGGCCCAGCAGAGCCTGGCCGCGGCCGCCTCCCGCCCCGACCCGGTGCCGTCGGTGCTGCGGCAGCTGGCGCAGCGGGTCGGCGGGTGGGCGGTGCTGTACGGGCCGGACGGGGCGGAGGTCGCGGCGGCGGGGAGACGGCAGGGGGACGGGGAACTGGCCCGGCTGATCACGCTCGTCACCGAACGCTCCTCCACCACGGCCGCCGAGACCGCCGCCGGCCTCCACCTGGCGGCCTACGCCCTCGGTGCCGGGCACGGCTTCGTGCTCGGGGTCGTCGCACCGCACCGCGCGCCCGGTGACCACACGATCGCCTCCGTCGCCGCCGTGCTGCTGTCGCTGCTCACCGGTGAGCATCAGAGCGGGTCGGGGGCGGCACGGTCGTCGGCCCTGGTGCGGATGCTGCTCGGGGCCGCGGCCGAGGACGTGGCTCCGCTGCTCGGCGGGGACCGGTGGCTGGTCGTGCACGCGCGGCCCGACGGCCCCGCCGCCCCCGACCCCGTCGCCGCCTCCGCGCTGGGTACGGCGCTCGGGTCGCCCCTGGTCGACGTGGCGCGGGACGTCGTACGGGTCCTGCTGCCCGCCGAGCGGGAACCGGTTCCGCAGCCCGGGTGGACGCTCGGGATCAGCGCCGTGTCCGGGCCGGCGGAGTGGGCCGTCGCCGACGCCCAGGCGGGCCGGGCGCTGGCCCGTGCCCGCGCCACCCGCACCGGGCTGGTCCGGTACGGGGCCCGTCCCGCCCTCGCCGACCTGGTGCCGGAGGAGGACGCGGCGGCCCACGCCCGGGCGCTGCTGGCTCCGCTGTCCCCCGCCCTGGCCGAGACCCTGCGCACCTGGCTGTCCCTGCACGGCAGTTGGGACCGTACGGCGGTCGCGCTGGACGTGCACCGCAACACCGTGCGGCAGCGGGTCGCGAAGTGCGGGGCCCTGCTGGAACTGGACCTGGACGACCCGGACGTGCGGATGGAGCTGTGGTTCGCGCTGCGCCGGTCATGA
- a CDS encoding phosphatase, translated as MPIPGTPSRAELVDHLVKTRIAGEVATPRENNLSHYRQLANGNRHYWLGLELGDRWSDEQDVLAVMAERVGVNDDPEYRYGQDTIDPELTVSALERMAARLRKAADGQQRVLFATGHPGGLLDVHHATAAALRAAGCEIVVIPDGLQTDEGYVMQFADVAVLEHGATLWHTHSGDPMKAILTALEREGRPLPDLVVADHGWAGYAAQHGVDSVGYADSNDPALFVGEAEGTVQVTVPLDDHVVSPRYYDPMTAYLLNEAGLR; from the coding sequence ATGCCGATACCCGGGACACCCAGCCGCGCCGAGCTCGTCGACCACCTCGTGAAGACCCGTATCGCGGGCGAGGTGGCCACCCCGCGCGAGAACAACCTCTCCCACTACCGCCAGCTGGCGAACGGCAACCGTCACTACTGGCTCGGTCTGGAGCTCGGGGACCGCTGGAGCGACGAGCAGGACGTGCTCGCGGTGATGGCGGAGCGGGTGGGCGTCAACGACGACCCGGAGTACCGGTACGGCCAGGACACCATCGACCCCGAGCTGACCGTGAGCGCCCTGGAGCGGATGGCGGCGCGGCTGCGCAAGGCGGCGGACGGGCAGCAGCGCGTGCTGTTCGCGACCGGGCACCCCGGCGGACTCCTCGACGTGCACCACGCCACGGCCGCGGCGCTGCGCGCCGCGGGCTGCGAGATCGTCGTCATCCCGGACGGGCTGCAGACGGACGAGGGGTACGTCATGCAGTTCGCGGACGTGGCGGTCCTGGAGCACGGCGCCACCCTCTGGCACACCCACTCCGGCGACCCCATGAAGGCCATCCTCACGGCCCTGGAGCGCGAGGGCCGCCCCCTGCCCGACCTGGTCGTCGCCGACCACGGCTGGGCGGGGTACGCCGCTCAGCACGGCGTGGACTCCGTCGGGTACGCCGACTCCAACGACCCGGCGCTCTTCGTGGGCGAGGCGGAGGGCACGGTACAGGTGACGGTCCCCCTCGACGACCACGTGGTGAGCCCGCGCTACTACGACCCGATGACGGCGTACCTGCTGAACGAGGCGGGCTTGAGGTAG
- a CDS encoding acyl-CoA thioesterase II codes for MSQALQDLLDLLDLEQIEEDIFRGHSRPAVVPRVFGGQVAAQALVAAGRTVPEDRLAHSLHAYFLRPGDPGAPIVYTVDRMNDGRSFTARRVLAVQHGQPIFALSASFQRHEDGFDHQAAMPAAPDPATLPTSADRLRGYDHLDPTVVERFLEAREAIDLRYVEEPPFGQFGEPREPHSQVWFRTNGKLADDPLLHVVLATYVSDMTLLDSILLAHGRGGWAVGDVVGASLDHAMWFHRPFRADEWLLYDQESPSASGGRGLGQARIYTQDGRLAISVIQEGVVRAPRQR; via the coding sequence ATGAGCCAGGCACTCCAGGACCTCCTCGATCTGCTCGACCTCGAGCAGATCGAGGAGGACATCTTCCGCGGTCACTCCCGCCCCGCCGTCGTCCCCCGCGTCTTCGGCGGGCAGGTCGCGGCGCAGGCGCTGGTCGCCGCCGGGCGGACGGTCCCCGAGGACCGGCTCGCCCACTCCCTGCACGCGTACTTCCTGCGTCCCGGCGACCCGGGCGCGCCGATCGTCTACACGGTCGACCGCATGAACGACGGCCGGTCCTTCACCGCGCGCCGCGTGCTGGCGGTCCAGCACGGCCAGCCGATCTTCGCCCTCTCCGCGTCCTTCCAGCGGCACGAGGACGGGTTCGACCACCAGGCCGCCATGCCGGCCGCCCCCGACCCGGCGACGCTGCCCACCTCCGCGGACCGGCTGCGCGGCTACGACCACCTCGATCCGACGGTCGTGGAGCGCTTCCTGGAGGCCCGCGAGGCGATCGACCTGCGGTACGTGGAGGAACCGCCGTTCGGGCAGTTCGGGGAGCCGCGCGAACCGCACTCGCAGGTCTGGTTCCGCACCAACGGCAAGCTGGCCGACGATCCCTTGCTGCACGTCGTGCTCGCCACGTACGTCTCCGACATGACGCTCCTCGACTCGATCCTCCTCGCGCACGGCCGCGGCGGCTGGGCGGTCGGTGACGTGGTCGGCGCCTCCCTGGACCACGCGATGTGGTTCCACCGCCCCTTCCGCGCCGACGAATGGCTCCTGTACGACCAGGAGTCCCCGTCGGCCTCCGGCGGCCGTGGCCTGGGCCAGGCCCGCATCTACACCCAGGACGGCCGCCTGGCCATCTCGGTGATCCAGGAGGGCGTGGTCCGGGCCCCCCGGCAGCGCTGA
- a CDS encoding acyl-CoA dehydrogenase family protein, whose protein sequence is MRRTVFNEDHEAFRETLRAFIEAEVVPVYDEWFQAGQAPRDFYYKLAELGIFGIRVDEEYGGAGIDSYKFEAVMYEETARAGVQFGGSGVHVLLGLPYIKMLATDEQKKRFLPKFVTGEEMWALAMTEPGTGSDLAGMKTTAKLSEDGTHYVLNGSKTFITGGVHADRVIVCARTSAPTAEDRRHGISLFAVDTKSEGYSIGRKLDKLGLKTSDTAELAFVDVKVPVEDLLGEENKGFYYLGHNLASERWGIAFGAYAQAKAAVRFAKEYVQDRTVFGKPVASFQNTKFELAACQAEVDAAEAVADRALEALDAGELTPAEAASAKLFCTEVAHRVIDRCLQLHGGYGFMNEYPIARLYADNRVNRIYGGTSEIMKTIIAKDMGL, encoded by the coding sequence GTGCGCCGTACTGTGTTCAACGAGGACCACGAGGCGTTCCGGGAGACCCTGCGCGCCTTCATCGAGGCCGAGGTCGTCCCGGTCTACGACGAGTGGTTCCAGGCCGGCCAGGCGCCGCGCGACTTCTACTACAAGCTCGCCGAGCTCGGCATCTTCGGCATCCGCGTGGACGAGGAGTACGGCGGCGCCGGCATCGACTCGTACAAGTTCGAGGCCGTCATGTACGAGGAGACCGCGCGCGCAGGCGTGCAGTTCGGCGGCTCCGGTGTGCACGTCCTGCTGGGCCTGCCGTACATCAAGATGCTCGCCACCGACGAGCAGAAGAAGCGCTTCCTGCCGAAGTTCGTCACCGGCGAGGAGATGTGGGCCCTCGCGATGACCGAGCCGGGCACCGGCTCCGACCTCGCGGGCATGAAGACCACCGCCAAGCTCTCCGAGGACGGCACGCACTACGTCCTCAACGGCTCCAAGACCTTCATCACCGGTGGCGTGCACGCCGACCGCGTGATCGTCTGCGCCCGTACCTCCGCGCCCACCGCCGAGGACCGCCGCCACGGCATCTCCCTGTTCGCCGTGGACACCAAGTCCGAGGGCTACTCCATCGGCCGCAAGCTGGACAAGCTCGGCCTGAAGACCTCCGACACCGCCGAGCTGGCGTTCGTCGACGTGAAGGTCCCCGTCGAGGACCTCCTCGGCGAGGAGAACAAGGGCTTCTACTACCTCGGCCACAACCTGGCCTCCGAGCGCTGGGGCATCGCCTTCGGCGCCTACGCCCAGGCCAAGGCCGCCGTCCGGTTCGCCAAGGAGTACGTGCAGGACCGCACGGTCTTCGGCAAGCCCGTCGCCTCCTTCCAGAACACCAAGTTCGAACTGGCCGCCTGCCAGGCCGAGGTGGACGCCGCCGAGGCGGTCGCCGACCGCGCCCTGGAGGCCCTGGACGCCGGTGAGCTGACCCCGGCCGAGGCCGCCTCCGCCAAGCTGTTCTGCACCGAGGTCGCGCACCGCGTCATCGACCGCTGCCTCCAGCTGCACGGCGGCTACGGCTTCATGAACGAGTACCCGATCGCCCGTCTGTACGCGGACAACCGGGTCAACCGCATCTACGGCGGCACCAGCGAGATCATGAAGACGATCATCGCGAAGGACATGGGCCTGTAG
- a CDS encoding TetR/AcrR family transcriptional regulator, producing the protein MATRTDAPTRREQILKEAARLFAERGFHGVGVDEIGAAVGISGPGLYRHFAGKDAMLAELLVGISGQLLTGGKRRVAESGGGDAEALLDSLIEGHIDFALDDRPLITLHDRELDRLRDSDRKLVRQLQRQYVELWVEILREVYPGLAEPAARSAVHSVFGLLNSTPHLGRPGSLPGRTATAELLHRMARGAFAAAAA; encoded by the coding sequence ATGGCCACCAGAACCGACGCCCCCACCCGCCGCGAGCAGATCCTCAAGGAGGCCGCGCGGCTGTTCGCCGAGCGCGGGTTCCACGGCGTGGGCGTGGACGAGATAGGCGCGGCGGTCGGGATCAGCGGGCCCGGGCTCTACCGCCACTTCGCGGGCAAGGACGCGATGCTGGCGGAGCTGCTGGTGGGCATCAGCGGCCAGCTCCTGACCGGCGGCAAGCGGCGGGTCGCCGAGTCGGGCGGCGGGGACGCCGAGGCGCTGCTGGACTCGCTGATCGAGGGCCACATCGACTTCGCGCTGGACGACCGCCCCCTGATCACCCTGCACGACCGGGAGCTGGACCGCCTGCGCGACAGCGACCGCAAGCTGGTCCGCCAGCTCCAGCGGCAGTACGTCGAGCTGTGGGTGGAGATCCTGCGCGAGGTCTACCCCGGCCTCGCCGAACCCGCGGCCCGCTCGGCCGTGCACTCCGTCTTCGGGCTCCTGAACTCCACCCCGCACCTGGGCCGCCCCGGCTCGCTGCCCGGCCGTACCGCCACCGCGGAGCTGCTGCACCGCATGGCGAGGGGGGCGTTCGCGGCCGCGGCGGCGTGA
- a CDS encoding carboxyl transferase domain-containing protein, with product MDQAPELTSAADPASAAWKANEEAHRALVDELRDKLAAARLGGGERARERHTARGKLLPRDRVDTLLDPGSPFLELAPLAADGLYDGQAPAAGVIAGIGRVSGRECVVVANDATVKGGTYYPMTVKKHLRAQEVALDNRLPCIYLVDSGGAFLPMQDEVFPDREHFGRIFYNQARMSGAGIPQIAAVLGSCTAGGAYVPAMSDEAVIVRNQGTIFLGGPPLVKAATGEVVTAEELGGGEVHSRTSGVTDHLAEDDAHALRIVRNIAATLPARGPLPWSVEPAVEPKVDPYGLYGAVPVDSRTPYDVREIIARITDGSRFAEFKDEFGQTLVTGFARIHGHPVGIVANNGILFSESAQKGAHFIELCDQRGIPLLFLQNISGFMVGKDYEAGGIAKHGAKMVTAVACTRVPKLTVVVGGSYGAGNYSMCGRAYSPRFLWMWPNAKISVMGGEQAASVLATVKRDQLESRGETWPAEDEETFKDPIRAQYERQGNAYYATARLWDDGVIDPLDTRQVLGLALTACANAPLGDPQFGVFRM from the coding sequence ATGGATCAGGCACCCGAGCTGACGAGCGCGGCGGATCCCGCGTCGGCGGCCTGGAAGGCCAACGAGGAGGCCCACCGGGCCCTCGTGGACGAGCTGCGGGACAAGCTCGCCGCTGCCAGGCTGGGCGGCGGCGAGAGGGCGCGCGAGCGGCACACCGCGCGCGGCAAGCTGTTGCCCAGGGACCGGGTCGACACCCTGCTCGACCCCGGCTCGCCCTTCCTGGAGCTGGCCCCGCTCGCCGCCGACGGGCTGTACGACGGCCAGGCCCCGGCGGCCGGGGTCATCGCCGGGATCGGGCGGGTCAGCGGACGCGAGTGCGTCGTCGTCGCCAATGACGCCACCGTCAAGGGCGGCACGTACTACCCGATGACGGTGAAGAAGCACCTGCGCGCACAGGAGGTCGCGCTCGACAACCGCCTGCCGTGCATCTACCTCGTGGACTCCGGCGGCGCCTTCCTGCCGATGCAGGACGAGGTCTTCCCGGACCGCGAGCACTTCGGGCGGATCTTCTACAACCAGGCCCGGATGTCGGGGGCCGGGATCCCGCAGATCGCCGCCGTCCTCGGATCCTGCACGGCCGGGGGCGCCTACGTCCCCGCGATGAGCGACGAGGCCGTCATCGTCCGCAACCAGGGCACGATCTTCCTCGGCGGCCCCCCGCTGGTGAAGGCCGCCACCGGCGAGGTCGTCACCGCCGAGGAGCTCGGCGGCGGCGAGGTGCACTCCAGGACCTCCGGCGTCACCGACCACCTCGCCGAGGACGACGCCCACGCGCTGCGGATCGTGCGGAACATCGCCGCCACGCTCCCCGCGCGCGGGCCGCTCCCCTGGTCCGTCGAGCCCGCGGTGGAGCCGAAGGTGGACCCCTACGGCCTCTACGGCGCGGTGCCGGTGGACTCCCGCACCCCCTACGACGTCCGCGAGATCATCGCGCGCATCACCGACGGCTCGCGTTTCGCCGAGTTCAAGGACGAGTTCGGGCAGACCCTGGTCACCGGCTTCGCCCGGATCCACGGCCATCCGGTCGGGATCGTCGCGAACAACGGCATCCTGTTCTCCGAGTCCGCCCAGAAGGGCGCCCACTTCATCGAGCTGTGCGACCAGCGCGGCATCCCGCTGCTGTTCCTCCAGAACATCTCCGGCTTCATGGTCGGCAAGGACTACGAGGCCGGCGGCATCGCCAAGCACGGCGCCAAGATGGTGACCGCGGTCGCCTGCACGCGCGTGCCCAAGCTGACGGTCGTCGTCGGCGGTTCGTACGGCGCCGGGAACTACTCGATGTGCGGCCGGGCCTACTCCCCCCGCTTCCTGTGGATGTGGCCCAACGCCAAGATCTCCGTCATGGGCGGCGAGCAGGCCGCCTCCGTCCTCGCGACCGTCAAGCGGGACCAGCTGGAGTCCCGCGGGGAGACCTGGCCCGCCGAGGACGAGGAGACCTTCAAGGACCCGATCCGCGCCCAGTACGAGCGTCAGGGCAACGCCTACTACGCCACCGCCCGGCTCTGGGACGACGGGGTCATCGACCCGCTGGACACCCGGCAGGTGCTCGGCTTGGCCCTGACCGCATGCGCCAACGCGCCGCTGGGCGATCCCCAGTTCGGCGTCTTCCGGATGTGA